A part of uncultured Methanobrevibacter sp. genomic DNA contains:
- a CDS encoding MTH1187 family thiamine-binding protein, whose protein sequence is MITCDFAILPVGTETTECKDYVTAAVQSIKDSGLSYQLTGMGTQIEAENLNELYEAIANAQEAIFELGIGRVYTVIKVDDRRDLENRTLDAKVETVNKMLK, encoded by the coding sequence ATGATAACTTGTGATTTTGCAATATTGCCTGTGGGAACTGAAACAACCGAATGTAAAGATTATGTAACTGCTGCAGTTCAGTCAATCAAAGATTCCGGACTAAGCTATCAACTAACTGGAATGGGGACCCAAATAGAAGCAGAAAATTTAAATGAACTTTATGAAGCAATAGCTAATGCTCAAGAAGCAATTTTTGAATTAGGAATCGGCAGAGTTTATACAGTTATAAAAGTAGATGACAGACGAGACTTGGAAAACAGAACATTGGATGCGAAAGTAGAAACAGTCAATAAAATGTTAAAATAA